The following is a genomic window from Aquificota bacterium.
TAATAGGTGAAAGCGGAACAGGTAAGGAGCTTGTGGCAAGAAGCATACACAGGCTGTCAAACAGGTCCGAAGGACCCTTTATAGACATAAACTGTGCGGGACTGCCAGAAGACCTTGTGGAGGCAGAGCTTTTTGGTTATGAGAAGGGAGCCTTTACCTCAGCCACTCATAGAAAGCTGGGAAAGCTTGAGCTTGCCCATGGTGGCACCTTGTTCCTTGATGAAATATCCGAACTAAGCCCAAGGGCTCAGGCCAAGCTTTTGAGAGTTTTGGAGACAAAGGAGTTTACAAGGCTTGGAGGCACTCAAACCATAAGGTCCGACTTTAGGCTCATATGCGCCTCAAACAAGGACTTAAAAGAGGAGGTAAAAAAAGGCAAGTTCAGAGAAGACCTTTACCATAGGATATCCACCTTTTTAATAAGCCTTCCACCCCTTAGAGAAAGGGGTAATGATATTCTCCTTCTTACAGAATACTTTTTAGGCTACTACCTTAGGAAGTATGGCAAACCCAACAAGTATTTGAGTGAAGATGCAAAAAGGCTTTTGCTTACCTACCAATGGAAGGGCAACGTCAGAGAGCTAAAAAACCTTATGGAAAGGCTTGCCATATTGCATGAAGGATCCCAGATAACAGAAAAGGACCTTAGATATCTCCTCGGCTTTGAACACCACCCTGAGGATATAAACTCACTCCTTTTGG
Proteins encoded in this region:
- a CDS encoding sigma-54 dependent transcriptional regulator; protein product: MEVNILVVDDEKAIRDTLKGILEEEGYRVFTAESIKSMKVLVEKSYFHCVLLDLWLPDGNGLDYISYLKENLPGSAIIVITGHGKSEHAVRAVKEGAYDFLEKPFSMDRLLLTIEKALKETIRSRREKDEDEILGESKQMLYVKELINKIAKTDASVLIIGESGTGKELVARSIHRLSNRSEGPFIDINCAGLPEDLVEAELFGYEKGAFTSATHRKLGKLELAHGGTLFLDEISELSPRAQAKLLRVLETKEFTRLGGTQTIRSDFRLICASNKDLKEEVKKGKFREDLYHRISTFLISLPPLRERGNDILLLTEYFLGYYLRKYGKPNKYLSEDAKRLLLTYQWKGNVRELKNLMERLAILHEGSQITEKDLRYLLGFEHHPEDINSLLLEKDLRKARQEFERIFIERKLREYDYDLKRTAEAIGIDLSNLYRKIRQYGIEVGI